One part of the Solea solea chromosome 16, fSolSol10.1, whole genome shotgun sequence genome encodes these proteins:
- the srebf1 gene encoding sterol regulatory element-binding protein 1, with amino-acid sequence MNGLTFDDPVLDNLDPTISLNDPSDIDTALLSDIDDMLQLINNHDMEFGGLFDNPPYTGPTPSHELPGLTQPIASVAPPATATTPPSSSILSSSPHLDALLGPPITRSSSTPDKTFQPPTFQQSPLAQVSSSTPRQQVQSVKQPQVEQPQPILSPAATVQAASPCGSPGPSPVFSSTPQALFTSPAPQTPLQPQPQTQLQVPSQQAQATFSSQSTYTAGSQGSLSQPATSVSSSAPSVQPVTIHTRLQAVTTTSSLLATSASQPTQTITSHIHQVPVLLQPQFIKAESLLLTTLKHDPCIVTTMASPTSLATTTPVQSTSLQAFMGSGTILTTVPVMVDTDKLPINRIAISSKLSSHPPKGEKRTAHNAIEKRYRSSINDKILELKDLVAGTEAKLNKSAVLRKAIDYIRYLQQSNQKLKQENMALKMVAQKNKSLKDLVAMEVDGQTDVKSELPTPPASDVGSPTSFSHCSSDSEPDSPMVEETKPTVCVLDGSAGSSSAGGMLDRSRMALCAFTFLFLSLNPLAALVCSSGSSSAGSDAASTAHNTGSRGILGVNIEVDSWGWMDWMLPTILVWLLNGILVSGVLIRLLVYGEPVTRPHSGSSVLFWRHRKQADLDLARGDFAQAGQNLWTCLKALGRPLPTSQLDLACAALWSLLRFCLQRLWVGRWLAAKAGGLRSDRPLQEDACKSSRDAALVYHRLHQLHMTGKLNGSHLSAIHMALSAVNLAECSGSCLPVATLAEVYVSAALRVKASLPRILHFTSRVFLSSARQACLSSSGSVPPAMQWLCHPLGHRFFVDGDWAIRSIPKESIYSQAGNTVDPLAQVTQAFREHLLEKALYCVAQPHGEKSPSEGEGEYSDALEYLQLLISASDAAGATTQSFAIGSNMATVTGCDPHSKWWSSVAVVIINWLQGDDTAAERLYPTVEHLPRSLQNAESLLPKACLNTFRAVRALLSKPENCQLSLSYSDKASTLLRDSLNLGPHSYSSGLDKVIQLLLCDLLLVMRTNVWRLQQQGASPAGTGPAGVTGSAGVHQASPPELQGFQQDLSSLRKLAHTFRPAMRRLFLHEATARLMAGASPTRTHQLLDRSLRRRATPGAKTEECETRPGQREQAEAVMLACSYLPPSFLSAPGQRVGMLADAARTLEKLGDKRTLHDCQQMIIKLGSGTTVTNS; translated from the exons ATGAACGGTCTGACATTTGACGATCCCGTGTTGGATAACCTGGATCCAACCATATCGCTCAATGACCCCAGCGATATTGACACGGCCCTCCTGAGCGACATTGATG ATATGCTACAGCTCATCAACAACCATGACATGGAATTTGGAGGACTATTTGATAACCCTCCATACACAGGGCCCACACCTTCCCATGAACTTCCTGGTTTGACCCAGCCCATTGCTTCAGTTGCCCCTCCAGCCACTGCTACCACACCTCCATCTTCATCCATCCTTAGCAGTAGCCCCCACCTGGATGCACTACTGGGTCCTCCCATCACCCGCAGCTCCTCCACCCCAGACAAGACCTTTCAGCCACCCACTTTCCAACAGTCCCCCCTGGCCCAAGTATCCAGCTCCACCCCCCGGCAGCAGGTTCAGTCTGTCAAACAACCCCAGGTAGAACAGCCCCAACCCATTCTCAGCCCAGCTGCTACAGTCCAGGCTGCTTCACCTTGTGGCTCACCTGGTCCAAGTCCAGTATTCAGCTCCACACCCCAGGCTCTCTTCACCTCACCTGCCCCCCAGACTCCACTTCAGCCTCAGCCACAGACACAACTTCAGGTTCCGTCCCAACAAGCTCAGGCCACCTTCAGTAGCCAGAGCACCTACACAG CTGGCAGCCAAGGCAGTCTGAGCCAACCTGCCACCAGTGTGTCATCATCTGCTCCAAGTGTGCAACCAGTGACTATCCATACTCGTCTCCAAGCAGTGACCACCACCTCTTCTCTGCTGGCCACGTCAGCAAGTCAACCTACTCAAACCATAACATCGCACATACATCAAGTACCT GTATTGCTGCAACCCCAATTCATCAAGGCTGAGTCTCTGCTGCTGACCACTCTGAAGCATGACCCCTGCATCGTCACTACTATGGCCTCTCCCACATCCCTGGCCACCACCACTCCAGTACAGAGCACTTCACTCCAG GCTTTTATGGGCAGTGGCACCATCCTGACCACAGTTCCAGTCATGGTGGACACCGATAAGCTTCCAATCAACCGCATTGCCATCAGCAGTAAGCTCTCTAGCCACCCTCCTAAGGGGGAGAAGCGCACTGCCCACAATGCCATCGAGAAGCGCTATCGCTCTTCAATCAATGACAAAATTTTGGAGCTCAAAGACCTGGTGGCTGGCACTGAGGCCAAG cTCAACAAGTCTGCAGTGTTGAGAAAAGCCATTGACTACATCCGTTATCTGCAACAGTCCAACCAGAAACTCAAACAGGAAAACATGGCTCTTAAAATGGTTGCCCAGAAGAACA AGTCTCTCAAAGACCTGGTTGCCATGGAGGTAGATGGACAGACTGATGTGAAGAGTGAGCTGCCGACCCCGCCAGCGTCTGACGTGGGTTCTCCGACGTCTTTCTCACACTGTAGCAGTGACTCGGAGCCTGACAGCCCAATGGTGGAAGAAACCAAG cccactgtgtgtgtgttggacggATCAGCAGGAAGCAGTAGTGCTGGTGGCATGTTGGACCGTTCCCGCATGGCACTGTGTGCCTTCACcttccttttcctctctctcaacCCTCTGGCTGCTTTGGTTTGTTCATCCGGCAGCAGCTCAGCTGGAAGCGATGCAGCTTCCACCGCTCACAACACAGGCAGCAGGGGCATTCTGGGTGTAAATATTGAAG TGGACTCTTGGGGCTGGATGGACTGGATGCTACCAACTATACTAGTGTGGCTACTGAACGGTATTCTGGTGTCTGGAGTTCTGATCCGTCTTTTGGTGTATGGAGAACCTGTCACCAGACCACACTCTGGATCATCTGTGTTGTTCTGGAGGCACCGCAAGCAGGCTGACCTGGACTTAGCCAGa GGTGATTTTGCTCAGGCGGGGCAGAACCTGTGGACATGTCTAAAAGCTCTCGGTCGACCCTTACCTACCTCCCAATTGGACCTGGCCTGTGCTGCATTGTGGTCTCTGCTGAGATTCTGCCTCCAGCGCCTCTGGGTGGGCCGCTGGTTGGCTGCCAAAGCAGGAGGGCTGCGCTCTGACCGCCCCCTGCAGGAGGACGCCTGCAAGAGCAGCCGAGACGCCGCCCTGGTTTACCATCGCCTGCACCAGCTTCATATGACAG GTAAACTGAATGGTAGCCACCTGTCAGCGATACACATGGCTTTAAGTGCAGTGAACCTGGCTGAGTGCTCTGGGTCCTGTCTGCCTGTGGCCACTCTGGCTGAGGTCTACGTCTCTGCAGCTCTACGGGTCAAAGCAAGTTTACCCCGGATCCTGCATTTCACCTCT cgcGTGTTCCTGAGCAGTGCCCGTCAGGCTTGCCTGTCGTCCAGTGGCAGCGTACCTCCAGCCATGCAGTGGCTTTGTCATCCATTAGGTCACCGCTTCTTTGTGGATGGGGACTGGGCTATTCGCAGCATTCCTAAGGAAAGCATCTATAGCCAGGCTGGAAATACGG TGGATCCTCTGGCCCAAGTGACTCAGGCATTTAGAGAACATCTCTTGGAGAAGGCGCTCTACTGTGTGGCTCAGCCACATGGAGAGAAAAGTCCCAGCGAAGGCGAGGG gGAGTATTCTGACGCCCTGGAGTACCTCCAACTGTTGATTAGCGCTTCAGATGCAGCTGGTGCCACAACCCAGTCCTTTGCGATTGGCTCCAACATGGCAACTGTTACTG GCTGCGACCCCCACTCCAAGTGGTGGTCTTCAGTTGCCGTGGTTATAATCAACTGGCTCCAAGGAGACGATACTGCGGCTGAGAGACTATATCCAACTGTGGAGCACCTGCCCCGCAGTCTGCAGAATGCAGA GAGCCTTCTGCCCAAGGCCTGTCTGAACACATTCAGAGCCGTGCGGGCTCTGCTGTCTAAGCCAGAAAACTGCCAGCTGAGTCTGAGCTACAGCGACAAGGCCAGCACCCTGCTCCGAGACAGCCTCAACCTAGGACCACACAGCTACAGCTCCGGTTTagacaag GTCATCCAGTTGCTCTTGTGTGATCTGCTCTTGGTGATGAGGACCAATGTGTGGCGTCTGCAGCAACAAGGGGCCAGTCCTGCGGGGACGGGGCCTGCGGGTGTCACCGGCTCTGCAGGAGTCCATCAGGCTTCACCACCTGAGCTCCAAGGCTTTCAGCAAGATCTCAGCTCCTTACGAAAACTGGCGCACACCTTCAGACCTGCAATGCGAAGA TTGTTTCTCCATGAAGCTACAGCCAGGCTCATGGCGGGGGCAAGTCCCACCCGCACACATCAGCTCCTGGATCGCTCACTGCGACGCAGAGCAACGCCTGGAGCCAAGACAG AGGAGTGCGAGACGCGGCCTGGCCAGCGGGAACAGGCAGAGGCAGTGATGTTGGCATGCAGCTACCTCCCTCCTTCATTTCTGTCGGCTCCAGGCCAGAGGGTAGGTATGCTGGCCGACGCAGCCCGCACCCTGGAGAAGCTGGGAGACAAGAGGACGCTCCACGACTGCCAGCAAATGATCATCAAGCTGGGCAGCGGCACCACGGTCACCAACAGCTAG